Proteins encoded in a region of the Perca fluviatilis chromosome 6, GENO_Pfluv_1.0, whole genome shotgun sequence genome:
- the mvb12bb gene encoding multivesicular body subunit 12Bb: MSEVSNQLPTEPISAVGVITSPSKAPDGHYVVAQTTDGCDADLWKDGLFKSKVTRYLCFTRKTGPDVVVDVKLIDIKDALPEGFTPVGETWDTKETATRKKRLCMKISPRAAAVTAVYDIQITAKSKYHLVNYTCIGEINSMGLWYRMGDVSQHQSSQETSSTANSDAPPNTARARTTIRPDYERQSSGNYTMTALDDVPFVISDKFFGNPKEMQQVNLMGITIKSLAEIEEAFYYNFSTERSVAV, encoded by the exons ATGTCTGAAGTGAGCAACCAGCTGCCCACAGAACCCATCTCTGCAGTTGGAGTAATCACTTCACCCAGCAAGGCCCCTGATGGCCACTATGTT GTTGCACAAACAACAGATGGCTGTGATGCCGACCTGTGGAAGGACGGCTTATTCAAATCCAAGGTCACTCGCTACCTCTGTTTCACCAGAAAAACT GGGCCGGACGTTGTTGTGGACGTGAAGCTGATTGACATTAAGGACGCGTTGCCAGAGGGCTTCACACCTGTGGGAGAAACATGGGACACAA AGGAAACTGCCACGAGGAAGAAGAGGCTCTGCATGAAAATCAGCCCTCGTGCGGCTGCTGTGACGGCGGTGTACGACATTCAGATCACAGCGAAGTCCAAGTACCATCTTGTTAACTACACCTGCATAGG TGAGATAAACAGTATGGGGCTATGGTACCGGATGGGAGATGTTTCTCAGCATCAGTCATCCCAGGAAACGTCCAGTACAGCTAACAGTGACGCTCCACCCAACACAGCAAG GGCGAGGACCACGATCAGGCCGGACTATGAGCGCCAGAGCAGTGGGAACTACACCATGACAG CTCTTGACGATGTGCCCTTTGTGATCTCTGACAAGTTTTTTGGAAATCCCAAAGAG ATGCAGCAAGTCAATTTAATGGGCATTACGATCAAATCCCTGGCAGAGATCGAGGAGGCA